The DNA window GGTAATGCTAGGCGATAATTTGACCAAGAAGATAAATGATGGTGTAGGCAGCGAATATCCAGAGGTCATCTCGTCTGCGGTTTTAAAAAATGGCTCCAATTTGGGGATTGCCCATGATGGCGATGGAGATAGATTTGTCCTCTGTGATGAAAATGGCAATCTGGTCGAAGGCGAAAAAATTTTCACATTGATTGCCAGTTATTTGGTAAAAACAGGAAAGCTAAGCAATAATAAAACCATTGTGACCACAATTATGAGTAATAGGGGGTTGGATGTGGCGTTGCGAGGTTTTGGCGTTAGGGTCGAGCGAACTGCTGTGGGCGATAGAAATGTGGCCAGCAGGATGGCGGAAATTGGTTCAAATTTTGGTGGCGAATGCTCAGGGCATATGATTTTCAGTGACTTAGAAAGCACTAGCAACGGTGTGCTTTCGGCAATCATGAGCCTGAATGCTTTGAATTTTTTTGGATTTAAAGCAAGTGATGTGCAAAATTTGGTAAAAATGTATCCCCAGGAAAAATGTAGCATTTTGGTAAGAAAAATAGTTCCATTGGAAGCTATGCCTTTGGTAAGTAATGAATTGAAGAATATTTCTGATCATTTGAAGAAATTTGACGGCAGGCTGGTGATAAGATATTCCGGAACCGAACCTAAGTTGAGAATTTTAGTTGAATCCGAATCCAGTGATCTGACAAAAAAGTGTTTAGAAAATGTAAAAAATATTATCGCCAACAGCCCAGTTATGTATTAGCATAGCTCAGAGTTTAAAGTTGTGGATTTGGAGACAAAGTTTTTAGAAAAAATTGATGCTTTGACGAAGGGAGGTCAGTGGACCTATGCTAAATTTGTGTGTTTAGAGTTATTATATAGCAATCCCAATTGCATTGCGGCTAGGAAGTTTTTGGGAGAAATAAGACAGCACACTCGGCCTAGTAAAAAAATCGTAATATATTCGCAGTTATTCATTCATATCATATTGGCATTATTTTATATGCTAAAAATTCGAAAGAAGCCCAAAGAGTTATTGTTGGAGCTGGAAAGTTTGCTGGATGTGGATCCGGATAGCCCTTGGGTTCTGCGATTGCTAAGTGAAGTTGCCTTTGGTTTTGGCTTTGTTGAAACGGCCATATTTTCCCTTCAGTGTATTCCAGAAGAGATTAGGGACATGGATGATTGGCTGCTTATGGGAGAATCATATTTGGGTTCCAGTGATTTTATCAATGCCATCAAGATTGCTAATAAAGTGTTACTATCTTCTCCTGATAACCTCCGAGCCAGGGATTTACTATGGCAAGCATCGGTTTCCCACTCTATGGATAGCGACGAAAAATCCAATGGTCTGTAGAGGCATCATTGGATAAACATAATTTATGGATGCTGAGGTCAATATCTCCAGAACTATAAACCAAGGCACCCATTTATTTTTTCTCTTGGCATGGCAATAGGTCAATCGATCCCTGATTTCATTAAAATGTTTTTATGATTTTGCTTTAAATTTGCCAACCAAAGTTTGACTCTAAAGGTCAATAAATATGCAAATTTCTTCGATGATCCTGTAAACTAACGCCATGGCATTATCACAATTTGATATTAATTGATGGCCATCAATGGAGCAGCATGGTTGATGCTCTTGCCATTCTTTATCTACTCGTCATTTTCTATGGTTGGCCTTACAGCCATGGGTGTTATTTTTAATCTGTGAAATTTGTAAAAAACCATCTTGGCTTTGAGAAAATGAAAACAGCATTCAAACTATTTTGATTCATGATTTTGGCTAAAATTCCATGGATTGATATTAGCTTTTTACTGTCCGAAAAAATTATCTTTATATTGGTGGAATATACAAGATTTCGACTTTTTCATATTCATTAATTGTCTGCTTAATGAGTCACTATTTTGGTCGAAATCATCTGGATTAGGGTAAAGTTTTTCTGAAGGAGCGTTACCATCATTATCCATATCATCTGGATTAGGGTAAAGTTTTTCTGAATGAACATTACCATCATCATCCATATCATCTGAGTCATCGGAATTCAAAGATTTTGTTTGATATTTTTCCATGAGTTCAATGTGGTTTATATTTAGTGAAGCCAAACTTTGTAATGTTGGCATATTCTTCCAATTGAAGTGTATGGCAATGGTTTCAATTCCATAAAAATTCAGGACAGATTCTATATTTCGCAGCATATTTATGTTATCATCAATAACTAAAACATAATCACAAATGTCTCTAAAATTTTTAGATTTTTGTATTTCAGCCAATTTTTTTAAGAACGATATTATCACATCGCCCTTTCTTTCTCCATTATGGCACTGTGTATGGCTGCAAATATTTTGCATACGTGCGAAATTCGAAAAAATTATACCGTTTAAAAATACCGGCCAGGCAGAAATTTCATTATATTGTCCATCGGCAAATTTCTCGATGAATAAACCCGTGTGTTTTTTTTCTTTATATATTACTGAATTACCTAATTTAAGCTTAAGAAACTCATTTTCAATTTCGGTTTCGGATGATATACATGGGTCATATACAAAGGGCAAAAAAGTTTCTTCGTCGTTAAACGGATTCCAAAATTTTATTCCCAATTCATGCATTCCATTGACTCTAATGTTGGCATGCGGATCCCTTTTTATAAAACACGAAATGCAATCATCATTCTCTGTGCACTGGCTTAGTGGCTGTATAAAATAGGTCATACCTGAAGTTAACCCGACTATCCGATAGTTATAATCAATATATTTTGTTAACCACAAGACAAAAGATTCACTGACTACGTCAGGCACACTTTTCTTAAAATCACTACAATTATATATGATGGTATCATCGATGTCGACGAATGTTATAGTTTTTTCCAAATCTATGGCATTACCAGTAATCAATCCATCCAACACATCGACCAATGAATCTTTATTATTAACCTCAATAATATTAGCATAGGCACTAACCCCGAACCACATCGAGTAAACCAATATATATATTATAATATTGTAAAACATTGCTCATAGAAGTCCATTTAAATGAGAACAAATTGCAAGACAATTTTTATACATTTTTTTTATAATATTATGCTAAAACATAGTGCCTATGCGATTGATAGCTATGTAACTATAGCATTTCTTTCAATTTAGCTCCGGGCTTAAATTTCACGCTCTTTGAAGCGTTTATGACTATTTTTTCGCCGGTTCTTGGATTGACACCGTTTCTTTTCTCGCGTTTTGTGACGCTGAAAGTGCCAAATCCTATGATTTGCACATTCCCGTCCTTTTTTATGCCATTTGTCATGGCATCAAGGACTGTGGTAACTAATTGTTCGGCACAGGCCTTTGTGAATTTATGTTCACTGAAATGTGTGGTAGTGCAACCACATTTACTCAGTAAATTATATGTCTCATTTATCAATTCAGATTTATTCATTTTCGTTAACTTTAACAATTTATAGATAAAAATTCTAATACATCTATTAGAAATGTGGCCTATATTATCGAAAACTACAGATTTATAGTCAATAGCATAAGTTGTTTTTTGGCTAATTTATTAAAAAAATTTTCATATATTTGGAGAATGACGAAATTTAACCAAGATTTTGCTTGGAAATTATGCTTTTATTTGCCACATAATTCCTCGGGCTGATCGAAAAATATTGAAATTTTTCAGCTTAACTATAACCGTTGATAGTTAGTAATAAATATTGAATTATATGAGAAACGAACAAGAAGATAGTACTGATTATGCGGGTAGAGATCCGGAGATGAAAGTCAATGATGTGGAAATGAATGAAACCAATCCCATGGAAAGTGTTGATAATGATTATAGGTCTGATGTAGAGAATAAAATGCTTCTATTGCAGGCTGATTTCGATAACTTTAGGAAGCGGGTTGCCAGAGATAGGGATGACTATCAAAAGTTTGCCTGTGCATCGCTGATGGCTGAATTGTTGCCAGTGCTAGATGTTTTTGAAATAGGTTTCAAATCCGTTGATCAGTCCAATCCGATGGTATCTGGCTTTGCAATGGCCTTCAATCAGCTTAAGGCTGTCCTCACTAATAATGGATTAACCGAAGTGTTGCCAATCAAAGAAAATTTTGATCCAGCTTTACATGAGGCTGTGGCTTATATTTCCAGTGATGAAGTGCCGATAGATGGGATAATTGAAGTAGCTCGGATTGGATATATGCTCAACGGAAAGTTATTGAGACCAGCATCAGTGGTAGTTTCCAGTGGCAAATTGGAACAAATGGAGCAAAAATAGAATGGCTGACGAACAAGATTATTACGGTTTGCTTGGAGTATCAAAAACAGCCACAGCCGAAGAGCTTAAGAAGGCTTATCGGAAGATGGCATTGAAGTATCATCCAGATAAAAATCCTGGAGATAAGGCGGCGGAAGAAAAATTTAAACAAATTTCCGAGGCCTATGAAGTACTAAGCGATGAACAGAAGCGAGTCACCTATGACAGGCATGGTCATGCGGCCTTTGGCCAGGGAGGGCATTCTTCATCTAGGAGTGGGCGTCCCGGTGGATTTCAGGATCCCTTTGATATATTTAGAGAGGTTTTTGGTGGCGGTGGTGGAATTTTTAGCGATATATTCGGAGGAAGATCCAATGCATCCAGGGCAGGATCGGATCTCCGCTATGATATCGAGATATCTTTGAAAGAAGCATTTGATGGCATTGAGAAGGTGATAAAATATAACCGTAATGTGCACTGCAATAGATGCAATGGCTCTGGTGCGACCAAGGATTCAAAGGATATTAGATGTAAGGCCTGTGGTGGCAGTGGAATGATCTCCATGTCCCAGGGATTTTTTTCTGTTCAGCAAACCTGTCCCGAATGTAATGGTCAGGGCAAAAAAATATCCAATCCTTGTGTCAATTGCAATGGATCTGGTTTGATAGCTGAGAAGACGACTACCAAAATAAAAATACCCATGGGGGCATTTTCCGGCATGAAACTTCGAATGCAAGGGTTTGG is part of the Puniceicoccales bacterium genome and encodes:
- a CDS encoding HU family DNA-binding protein encodes the protein MNKSELINETYNLLSKCGCTTTHFSEHKFTKACAEQLVTTVLDAMTNGIKKDGNVQIIGFGTFSVTKREKRNGVNPRTGEKIVINASKSVKFKPGAKLKEML
- a CDS encoding nucleotide exchange factor GrpE; the encoded protein is MRNEQEDSTDYAGRDPEMKVNDVEMNETNPMESVDNDYRSDVENKMLLLQADFDNFRKRVARDRDDYQKFACASLMAELLPVLDVFEIGFKSVDQSNPMVSGFAMAFNQLKAVLTNNGLTEVLPIKENFDPALHEAVAYISSDEVPIDGIIEVARIGYMLNGKLLRPASVVVSSGKLEQMEQK
- the dnaJ gene encoding molecular chaperone DnaJ, with the protein product MADEQDYYGLLGVSKTATAEELKKAYRKMALKYHPDKNPGDKAAEEKFKQISEAYEVLSDEQKRVTYDRHGHAAFGQGGHSSSRSGRPGGFQDPFDIFREVFGGGGGIFSDIFGGRSNASRAGSDLRYDIEISLKEAFDGIEKVIKYNRNVHCNRCNGSGATKDSKDIRCKACGGSGMISMSQGFFSVQQTCPECNGQGKKISNPCVNCNGSGLIAEKTTTKIKIPMGAFSGMKLRMQGFGEAGAKGGPVGDLYVVVFIKNSNDFERDGDDLHCRLDVPFTLAALGGEINVKTIDSEAVLKLSPGTQQGTVMRMRGHGMRKLKEEDRGDQYVHIGIIVPKKLTQDQREKLEAFAMTFKDDLSKEAKGSSWFDKIKDTFK